From a region of the Chitinophaga caseinilytica genome:
- a CDS encoding dihydrolipoamide acetyltransferase family protein: MAIVELVMPKMGESIMEATILRWHKKPGDAVKVDDTVLEIATDKVDSEVPSIADGVITEILYNENDVVPVGTVIARVETAAGATVAPSPAAAAPAPEAPRPAEPQYQTAPPRPQAAPAAVPASGEARFYSPLVLNIAQQEGVSFAELEKIPGSGTEGRVTKKDILDYIANRGNHVQEPEVIREAPAAPAPASREITTVAATNSYGGNVEIIEMDRMRKLIADHMVRSKHTSPHVTSFAECDVTNMVRWRDAVKKDFEKREGEKITFMPLFVEAVVKCIKRFPLVNCSLDGDKIILKKDINIGMATALPSGNLIVPVIRDADTLNLVGLTKQVNSLANAARQNRLKPENTQDGTFTITNVGTFGSLTGTPIINQPQVAILAVGAIKKRPVVVETEQGDSIAIRHMMYLSLSYDHRIVDGSLGSTFLSAVATELENFDPSRGF; encoded by the coding sequence ATGGCAATTGTCGAACTGGTGATGCCCAAGATGGGAGAAAGCATCATGGAAGCCACCATTCTTCGCTGGCACAAGAAGCCGGGCGACGCGGTGAAAGTGGACGATACGGTGCTGGAGATCGCTACGGACAAAGTGGACAGTGAAGTGCCCTCCATCGCGGACGGCGTGATCACGGAGATCCTTTATAATGAAAACGATGTGGTGCCCGTAGGCACGGTGATCGCCAGGGTAGAAACCGCTGCAGGTGCAACGGTTGCGCCTTCTCCTGCCGCCGCTGCGCCCGCGCCGGAAGCGCCCCGCCCCGCAGAGCCCCAGTACCAGACGGCTCCGCCCCGCCCGCAGGCCGCTCCCGCCGCTGTTCCCGCATCCGGCGAAGCCCGCTTCTATTCCCCGCTCGTGCTCAACATCGCACAACAGGAAGGCGTTTCGTTCGCTGAACTGGAAAAAATCCCCGGCTCCGGCACGGAAGGCCGCGTTACCAAGAAAGACATCCTCGATTATATCGCCAACCGCGGCAACCACGTTCAGGAACCCGAAGTGATCCGTGAAGCACCCGCCGCTCCGGCACCAGCTTCCCGCGAAATCACCACCGTGGCCGCCACCAATAGCTACGGCGGAAACGTGGAAATCATCGAAATGGACCGCATGCGCAAACTCATCGCGGACCATATGGTACGGAGCAAACACACCAGTCCGCACGTTACCAGCTTCGCAGAATGCGACGTCACGAATATGGTTCGCTGGCGCGACGCGGTGAAGAAAGACTTCGAAAAGCGTGAAGGGGAAAAAATCACTTTCATGCCGCTCTTCGTGGAAGCCGTGGTGAAATGCATCAAGAGATTCCCGCTGGTGAACTGCTCGCTCGATGGCGACAAGATCATCCTGAAGAAAGATATCAACATCGGCATGGCCACTGCATTGCCTTCCGGTAACCTCATCGTTCCCGTGATCCGCGATGCCGACACGCTGAACCTGGTAGGCCTCACCAAACAGGTGAACAGCCTCGCCAATGCCGCGCGCCAGAACCGGCTGAAGCCGGAAAACACGCAAGACGGCACCTTTACCATTACCAACGTGGGCACGTTCGGCAGCCTTACCGGCACGCCGATCATCAACCAGCCCCAGGTGGCCATCCTGGCCGTTGGCGCGATCAAGAAACGCCCGGTGGTGGTGGAAACGGAGCAGGGCGATTCTATCGCCATCCGGCATATGATGTACCTGTCACTGTCTTATGATCACCGGATCGTAGACGGCTCGCTGGGCTCAACTTTCCTCAGCGCCGTTGCTACGGAACTCGAAAACTTCGACCCCTCCAGGGGATTCTGA
- a CDS encoding DUF4230 domain-containing protein — protein sequence MKKILTWAVIILFIIGIFLLGRCSGSGSTVNEKAVNNVLLIREIAELASLEVQGNASFKQSNVENSGEWSDNLKRVFSENTAWVSVPYTAKYGVDTDSTNFSLTVSGKTVTIQLPPPKLLSFELRMNQMETSSRKGWFTFSNDETYTEVQKKLYDTNRSQLEENVMYQKQSMNKIIAILRNYYTPLGYELKVNFTNSITNLDTPGLK from the coding sequence ATGAAAAAAATCCTGACCTGGGCGGTCATCATCCTTTTCATCATCGGCATCTTCCTGCTCGGGCGTTGCTCCGGTTCAGGCAGTACCGTGAACGAGAAAGCGGTCAACAACGTGCTGTTGATCCGGGAGATCGCGGAACTGGCCAGCCTCGAGGTACAGGGGAACGCTTCCTTCAAGCAAAGCAATGTCGAGAACAGCGGGGAATGGAGCGATAACCTCAAACGGGTGTTCTCCGAAAACACGGCCTGGGTGTCCGTTCCGTATACCGCCAAGTACGGCGTGGATACGGACAGTACCAACTTCAGCCTTACCGTTTCCGGGAAAACCGTCACCATCCAGTTGCCGCCGCCCAAACTGCTGAGTTTCGAGCTGCGGATGAACCAGATGGAAACCTCGTCCCGCAAAGGCTGGTTCACGTTTTCGAATGATGAAACCTACACGGAAGTCCAGAAAAAACTGTACGATACCAACCGTTCGCAGCTCGAAGAAAACGTCATGTACCAGAAGCAAAGTATGAACAAGATCATCGCCATCCTTCGCAACTATTATACGCCGCTTGGGTACGAATTGAAAGTCAATTTCACGAACAGCATTACCAACCTGGATACGCCCGGGCTGAAGTGA
- a CDS encoding RNA recognition motif domain-containing protein has translation MNIYVANLHYRLNDEDLHQIFSEFGQVTSAKIIKDHETGRSRGFGFVEMPNQEEGTQAMERLNGSEVEGKQLMVNEARPKQPSNGGGGFRNNRPGGGGGYGGGGRDRRY, from the coding sequence ATGAACATCTACGTAGCCAACCTCCACTACAGGTTGAACGATGAGGACCTTCACCAAATCTTTAGCGAATTCGGGCAAGTGACCTCTGCTAAAATCATTAAGGATCACGAAACCGGTCGTTCACGTGGTTTTGGTTTTGTCGAGATGCCGAATCAAGAGGAAGGCACTCAGGCAATGGAGCGTCTGAACGGTAGTGAAGTAGAAGGCAAACAACTGATGGTCAACGAAGCACGCCCGAAACAACCCTCCAATGGTGGTGGTGGTTTCCGCAACAACCGTCCTGGTGGCGGTGGTGGATACGGCGGTGGCGGACGCGATCGTCGTTATTAA